From a region of the Paenibacillus sp. R14(2021) genome:
- a CDS encoding AAA family ATPase: protein MVGLPCSGKTSLARQLETKYSALRLTPDEWHIRLFGHDFGDNMTETDEVKHDSRHDSVESLMWDVAARVLVLGVDVILDFGCWVRSQRDEFRSRAKNLGAGFKIHFADVPEEVLFERLKARNDMHTEGTFFIPEAKLKEWIKIFEPPSLEELDPSGD from the coding sequence ATGGTTGGTCTCCCTTGTAGCGGTAAGACTAGTCTGGCTCGACAACTTGAAACGAAATACTCTGCACTTCGCCTTACTCCCGATGAATGGCATATCAGATTATTTGGGCATGATTTCGGGGATAACATGACGGAAACTGACGAAGTTAAGCATGATTCTAGACATGATTCAGTGGAATCCCTAATGTGGGACGTGGCCGCTAGAGTTTTAGTTCTTGGTGTTGATGTGATTCTGGATTTCGGATGCTGGGTTCGAAGTCAACGAGACGAGTTTCGTTCTAGAGCCAAGAACCTAGGGGCTGGCTTTAAAATTCATTTCGCTGATGTGCCTGAGGAAGTGTTATTTGAACGTCTAAAAGCTAGAAATGATATGCATACAGAAGGAACTTTTTTCATACCTGAAGCAAAACTTAAAGAATGGATAAAGATTTTTGAACCACCTTCATTAGAAGAACTTGATCCCTCGGGCGATTAA
- a CDS encoding IS110 family transposase, with the protein MKFKQSEVQNQRIERITTSHLIVGIDMAKETHVAQATNYRGIVLTNRHLSFSNTIEGFEKLQRWMEGIQQKHRLGHVIIGMEPTGHYWWNLANWLTSKGLQVVVVNPATTKRNKENRDNCQSKSDPKDALVIADVVSRGYYYEHTKQTHVFQRLRTLMSDREFWVANSVRLQNRIIRWLDIRFPEYSSVFKDWTCKRSMDTLKELPTPQDLAGRSTLEIISMWKTHMQRAGGTTGAQKAAELIAQARRSVGDNTALAEAKQDFVRLIAEFERITELLADIGKQLHALLEEIPMAA; encoded by the coding sequence ATGAAGTTTAAACAATCAGAAGTACAAAATCAACGTATCGAACGAATTACTACCTCGCATCTAATTGTAGGGATCGACATGGCAAAGGAAACTCATGTGGCACAGGCTACAAATTATCGTGGGATTGTACTGACGAATCGGCATCTTTCATTCAGCAATACCATAGAAGGGTTTGAAAAGCTGCAACGGTGGATGGAAGGTATTCAGCAAAAGCACCGTTTAGGCCATGTAATCATAGGCATGGAGCCGACAGGTCATTATTGGTGGAACCTGGCCAACTGGCTTACAAGTAAAGGGTTGCAAGTCGTCGTAGTTAATCCAGCAACGACAAAACGAAATAAAGAAAACCGTGACAACTGTCAATCGAAGAGTGACCCTAAAGATGCGCTCGTCATTGCAGATGTAGTAAGCCGAGGCTACTACTACGAACATACGAAACAAACCCACGTTTTTCAGCGGTTGCGGACCCTGATGAGCGATCGAGAATTTTGGGTTGCAAATAGCGTTCGGCTGCAAAATCGCATCATTCGGTGGTTGGATATTCGTTTCCCGGAGTACAGTTCGGTTTTTAAGGATTGGACCTGTAAACGTTCGATGGATACACTGAAGGAATTACCTACGCCTCAGGATCTTGCAGGACGGTCAACACTGGAGATCATTTCGATGTGGAAAACACATATGCAGAGGGCAGGAGGCACTACAGGCGCACAAAAGGCTGCTGAGCTCATTGCGCAAGCTAGGCGGAGTGTAGGAGACAATACAGCTTTAGCCGAAGCAAAGCAAGATTTTGTACGTCTAATCGCAGAGTTTGAACGAATTACAGAACTGTTAGCAGACATCGGAAAGCAGCTCCACGCATTGCTAGAGGAGATTCCCATGGCCGCTTAG
- a CDS encoding immunity 8 family protein, translating to MKLLNWRFDDDPQGPSDEWNWVEITMTFEDGSKRWSILYTPDRLKNNLSRKNINPPGLFIKHMIIVRSYEVDDIERTLKYLENENELFEASKPLN from the coding sequence ATGAAATTATTGAACTGGCGTTTCGACGATGACCCACAGGGTCCTTCAGATGAATGGAATTGGGTCGAGATTACCATGACCTTTGAAGATGGAAGCAAGCGGTGGAGCATCTTGTATACACCTGACAGGCTAAAAAATAATCTTTCCCGTAAGAATATCAATCCCCCAGGTTTGTTCATCAAACACATGATAATTGTACGGAGTTATGAAGTAGACGACATTGAGCGAACATTAAAGTATTTAGAGAATGAAAATGAGTTGTTCGAAGCATCAAAACCATTGAACTAA
- a CDS encoding SMI1/KNR4 family protein, whose amino-acid sequence MYSRYLANPILIANVMKEGTTLRSTKMSYLTSLLLFILIASGCSESKNDGINDNVIEKDGSSMWKDYINTFTQEYRFNPPANENEVAQISEKLGAVCPEELTSLLLETNGIDHELGYPLIYSTLQIVDRNIEERTSEDNKEMGLSYDDMLLFSDAGNGDYFGYIIKNGVVQDGIYVGDHEEGSRTKVASSLREFIKGWTTGEIAI is encoded by the coding sequence ATGTACTCACGATATTTAGCTAACCCTATACTGATTGCAAATGTCATGAAAGAAGGAACAACTTTGAGATCTACAAAGATGTCTTACCTTACTTCCCTCCTCCTTTTCATTTTAATAGCCTCTGGATGTTCCGAAAGCAAAAACGATGGTATAAACGATAACGTAATTGAAAAGGATGGTTCGTCTATGTGGAAAGATTATATAAATACGTTTACGCAAGAGTATAGATTCAATCCCCCCGCTAACGAAAATGAAGTAGCTCAGATAAGCGAGAAACTTGGTGCTGTGTGTCCTGAAGAACTGACATCGTTACTCCTTGAAACAAACGGAATTGATCATGAGTTAGGTTATCCGTTGATTTATTCAACGTTACAAATTGTAGATAGAAATATAGAAGAGAGGACTTCTGAAGACAACAAGGAAATGGGACTATCCTATGATGACATGTTGCTATTCTCAGATGCAGGAAATGGTGATTACTTCGGTTATATTATAAAAAATGGGGTTGTCCAAGATGGAATTTATGTTGGAGACCATGAAGAAGGCAGCAGAACGAAAGTAGCTTCATCACTTAGGGAATTCATTAAAGGTTGGACTACAGGTGAGATAGCTATCTAA
- a CDS encoding IS110 family transposase has protein sequence MKFKAQAKQNQLLERISTQHIVVGIDIAQQTHVARAVNFRGILLGAPLHFSNDDAGFCLLLQWMKELQETHQLNDTIIGMEPTGHYWLSLAAWLKDRKLEVVLVNPHLVKKNKENRDNTPSKSDIKDAFVIADMVKNGYYTFIKENTEVFMELRVLMANRETIVHRLVSVKNQIHRWVDIVFPELRQVYKHLIGFGSLATLRLFPTPADLQKLTVRQVVDGWKSVMKRHSGERRAGELLALASRSVGAKHAEKAYKLHLQQLLAEYDLATEQLQVIEDEVAATLARIPLAKPLLAIKGMSILSVAGILGEAGDLSGYSHGNALLRHAGLNLAEASSGKWKGQMSLSKRGRPRLRHALFMATMALIMNDESVKRQHEMNVKTKSMKPMRSVMKLCGKLARLLVAMAQSGEAYEPDRVLSMKQAA, from the coding sequence TTGAAGTTTAAAGCCCAAGCCAAACAAAATCAACTACTCGAACGCATTTCAACTCAGCATATTGTCGTCGGCATCGACATCGCCCAGCAAACCCACGTTGCACGCGCCGTCAACTTCCGTGGCATTCTGCTTGGCGCTCCGCTTCACTTCTCTAACGACGACGCCGGTTTCTGCCTTCTGCTGCAGTGGATGAAAGAGTTGCAGGAAACTCACCAACTAAACGACACCATCATCGGCATGGAACCCACCGGCCACTACTGGCTTAGTCTAGCTGCCTGGCTCAAGGACCGCAAACTCGAGGTCGTGTTGGTGAATCCTCATCTCGTCAAAAAGAACAAGGAAAACCGCGACAATACTCCATCCAAAAGCGACATCAAAGATGCCTTCGTTATCGCCGATATGGTGAAAAACGGCTACTACACTTTCATCAAAGAGAACACTGAAGTGTTCATGGAACTGCGCGTTCTCATGGCGAACCGAGAGACCATTGTCCACCGTCTCGTCAGCGTCAAGAACCAGATTCACCGCTGGGTCGACATCGTGTTCCCCGAGCTGCGGCAGGTATACAAGCACCTCATTGGCTTCGGTTCACTGGCTACCCTGCGTCTCTTTCCAACACCTGCCGATCTTCAAAAGCTCACCGTTCGCCAAGTAGTCGACGGTTGGAAATCAGTCATGAAGCGGCACAGTGGTGAACGTAGAGCTGGCGAACTGCTGGCTCTCGCATCTCGCTCGGTCGGCGCCAAGCATGCCGAAAAAGCCTACAAACTTCATCTGCAACAACTCTTGGCCGAATATGATCTGGCTACGGAGCAGCTGCAGGTCATCGAAGATGAAGTGGCGGCTACTCTGGCCCGGATTCCCCTAGCCAAACCGCTGCTGGCGATCAAGGGCATGAGCATCTTGTCTGTCGCCGGCATTCTCGGTGAAGCTGGCGACCTCAGCGGCTATTCACACGGCAATGCATTACTGCGACATGCCGGCCTTAACCTCGCTGAAGCGAGTTCAGGCAAGTGGAAGGGCCAAATGTCCCTCAGCAAACGTGGCCGGCCAAGGCTTCGGCATGCCCTGTTCATGGCAACCATGGCCCTCATCATGAACGATGAATCGGTTAAACGACAGCACGAAATGAATGTGAAGACGAAAAGCATGAAGCCCATGCGCTCCGTGATGAAGCTTTGCGGTAAGCTTGCTCGCCTTCTGGTTGCCATGGCGCAGAGCGGCGAAGCTTACGAACCGGATCGGGTTCTTTCTATGAAACAAGCTGCTTAA
- a CDS encoding GNAT family N-acetyltransferase: MCLLHESIFGNQSSNSITQELSGRPQYLILVAIDNGRVIGYKIGYQDRKSRFYSWLGAVYPEYRSQGIASELMIRQHEWCKSQGYKVVRTQTKNKWRKMLILNIRHDFNIIGTYTDDKGETKIILEKQL; encoded by the coding sequence ATGTGTTTACTGCACGAAAGTATCTTTGGGAACCAAAGCTCGAATAGTATAACGCAAGAATTATCGGGCAGACCTCAATACTTAATACTTGTTGCAATCGACAATGGGCGTGTTATTGGATATAAGATTGGATATCAAGACAGGAAGAGCCGCTTTTATAGTTGGCTCGGTGCAGTATATCCTGAATACCGTAGTCAGGGAATCGCGTCGGAATTGATGATCAGACAGCACGAATGGTGTAAAAGCCAAGGATATAAAGTAGTTCGGACACAAACTAAAAATAAGTGGCGGAAAATGCTCATTCTTAACATTCGGCATGATTTTAACATAATTGGAACTTACACGGATGATAAAGGGGAAACGAAAATCATACTTGAGAAACAGTTATAA
- a CDS encoding aminoglycoside 6-adenylyltransferase, whose translation MAITRETILKGIVSDLGSENYILAIWLEGSDGTKNLDKYSDIDLVCYTKEGFIDDAFTRLDECMRQLGQVNIAYEEPGRSANNRYKVYHLQETSDYLLVDVTIQSESVPVSFTNEDNTVVPVVLVDKAGIVKYQNVDYMTHCSRLHNQLVRAQGVFSQRSRAVKYTKRGLFLESLIYYQKFVLNPLVDVFRILHTPFQADCFLVHATRDFPADVVLTLENLYGTKTVQDIAERIILVEELFRNAVAEADVLLSHHYTSGER comes from the coding sequence ATGGCGATTACCCGTGAGACAATTTTAAAAGGAATAGTTTCTGATCTTGGAAGTGAAAATTATATCTTAGCCATCTGGTTAGAAGGCTCAGATGGAACTAAAAATTTGGACAAGTACTCTGACATTGATCTGGTATGTTACACAAAAGAAGGATTCATAGACGATGCTTTCACGAGACTAGACGAATGCATGAGGCAATTAGGACAAGTAAATATTGCATATGAAGAACCTGGCCGGTCCGCTAATAATCGCTATAAGGTGTACCACCTTCAGGAGACATCTGACTATCTTTTAGTTGATGTGACAATTCAAAGTGAAAGTGTTCCAGTTTCATTCACAAATGAAGATAACACCGTCGTACCGGTTGTATTGGTGGATAAGGCCGGTATTGTAAAATATCAAAATGTTGACTATATGACTCACTGTTCACGACTGCATAATCAATTGGTACGTGCTCAAGGAGTATTCAGTCAAAGAAGCCGGGCGGTTAAATATACAAAACGCGGGCTTTTTTTAGAGTCGTTGATTTACTATCAGAAGTTTGTATTGAATCCACTTGTTGATGTATTTCGTATCCTCCATACTCCATTTCAGGCTGATTGCTTTTTGGTTCATGCGACTCGGGATTTTCCTGCTGACGTGGTGTTAACATTGGAGAATTTATATGGTACGAAAACTGTACAAGATATAGCTGAGAGAATCATTTTGGTAGAGGAATTGTTTCGTAATGCTGTAGCTGAGGCTGATGTCTTGCTCTCACATCATTACACTAGCGGGGAACGTTAG
- a CDS encoding IS110 family transposase yields the protein MKFKAQDKQNQLIEKITAHHLVVGIDISQHIHVARAVNFRGIALGNPLSFSNDEDGFQNLFRWIHSLQAAHSLTAAIVGMEPTGHYWHNLSNWLADHQFEVVLVNPHLVKKNKENRDNTPSKSDKKDALVIADMVKNGYYSFIRNTPEAFEELRVYLSNRDSVVTRLVSAKNQIHRWVDVVFPELRQVFKSLMCTGSLATLRLFPTPEELSKLQPQDVIAGWKTLMKRHSGERRARALISLASRSIGSKQATHAYKLHLKQLLDEYDLACEQLKTVEAEIITVLDRIPFAKSMLAVKGISAISLAGILGEAGDLSGFVHGNALLRHAGLNLAEASSGKWTGQMKISKRGRSRLRRFIFLMAMSLVANNPEFKAMHAYNVQVKKMKKMRSLMKLCGKLARILVGMARSREAYNPHKTMSIQLAA from the coding sequence ATGAAGTTTAAAGCGCAGGATAAACAAAATCAACTCATTGAAAAAATTACCGCTCACCATCTAGTCGTCGGCATCGACATCTCTCAACACATTCACGTCGCACGAGCGGTCAACTTCCGTGGGATCGCACTTGGAAATCCGCTATCCTTCTCGAATGACGAAGATGGCTTTCAAAACCTTTTTCGGTGGATCCATTCGCTACAAGCCGCCCATAGCTTAACTGCAGCCATTGTGGGCATGGAACCAACCGGTCATTACTGGCATAATCTCTCTAACTGGCTCGCAGATCATCAATTTGAAGTTGTTCTCGTTAACCCTCATCTGGTGAAAAAGAATAAGGAAAATCGCGACAACACGCCATCCAAGAGCGACAAAAAGGACGCGCTCGTCATTGCGGACATGGTCAAAAACGGCTACTACTCGTTCATCCGCAACACGCCCGAAGCCTTCGAAGAATTACGCGTCTATCTCTCCAACCGCGACTCTGTCGTGACGAGACTCGTTAGTGCCAAGAACCAAATTCATCGGTGGGTCGACGTTGTTTTCCCAGAGCTGCGACAAGTCTTCAAGAGCTTGATGTGCACTGGCTCGTTAGCTACTTTGCGTCTCTTTCCCACGCCCGAGGAATTGAGTAAGCTGCAGCCCCAAGACGTCATCGCTGGCTGGAAAACCCTTATGAAACGCCATTCTGGTGAGCGCAGGGCTCGAGCTCTTATCTCGCTTGCTAGTCGTTCTATTGGATCTAAACAAGCCACGCATGCTTACAAGCTTCACTTAAAGCAGCTCCTAGATGAATACGACCTTGCATGCGAGCAATTAAAGACGGTTGAGGCGGAGATCATTACCGTATTAGATCGGATCCCTTTTGCGAAATCCATGCTTGCTGTCAAAGGGATTAGCGCCATTTCACTGGCCGGTATACTCGGTGAGGCAGGAGATCTAAGCGGCTTTGTTCACGGCAATGCCCTGTTGCGTCATGCTGGCCTAAACCTCGCTGAAGCCAGCTCAGGTAAATGGACCGGACAGATGAAGATTAGCAAACGAGGACGATCTCGCCTTCGGCGGTTTATCTTCTTGATGGCCATGAGTTTAGTGGCGAACAATCCTGAATTCAAAGCCATGCATGCGTACAATGTACAGGTGAAAAAGATGAAGAAAATGAGGTCTCTTATGAAACTGTGTGGTAAATTAGCTCGCATACTGGTTGGAATGGCGCGTAGCCGGGAAGCCTATAATCCCCATAAAACGATGTCCATTCAACTAGCAGCTTAA
- a CDS encoding cupin domain-containing protein, translating to MQRISEEEARSNGIETKHDIMKNGERKFRLNCLVDGSSYCRTEASEVGAWQNSHYHKLVSELYVVQSGWLIYIEKVVDEIKLQLLREGEIVVFKPLSHHNIYLSSNTVIHTIKYGTHLENDWFSSPELDTFTKSFDPKSLILFN from the coding sequence ATGCAAAGGATTTCAGAAGAAGAAGCCCGTTCTAATGGTATTGAGACTAAACATGACATCATGAAAAATGGCGAACGAAAGTTTAGGCTAAACTGCTTGGTAGATGGAAGTTCTTATTGCCGGACCGAAGCCTCGGAAGTTGGAGCGTGGCAAAACAGTCACTATCATAAATTAGTTTCTGAGTTATACGTAGTACAATCTGGATGGTTGATTTATATAGAAAAAGTTGTTGATGAAATAAAACTCCAGTTATTACGGGAAGGAGAGATAGTAGTTTTCAAACCATTATCTCATCATAATATTTATCTATCTTCAAACACTGTAATACATACAATAAAATATGGAACCCATTTGGAAAATGACTGGTTCTCTTCTCCAGAATTAGATACATTCACAAAAAGCTTTGATCCCAAGAGCCTTATTCTATTCAACTGA
- a CDS encoding SAM-dependent methyltransferase, giving the protein METINEDIRVVIGGGAYNNNPDWLQTQESDLNLLQRYQWFKRFSPNTITAILAEHVWEHLDFDEGVIAASICYEFLRPGGYVRCAVPDGYFPNEEYQRGIQIGGPGPVNHPAASHKIVHNYRSVTSMFNATGFKVRLLEYCDEEGKFHYSDWDQNKGFIYRSKRFDHRNIKGKLGFVSLIVDAEKPIKNDSKRT; this is encoded by the coding sequence ATGGAGACTATTAACGAAGATATTAGAGTAGTAATTGGTGGAGGGGCCTATAACAATAATCCTGATTGGTTACAAACTCAGGAGTCAGATTTAAATTTGTTGCAGAGATACCAATGGTTTAAACGTTTCTCACCTAATACAATTACTGCTATTTTGGCGGAACATGTTTGGGAACACTTAGATTTTGACGAAGGAGTAATTGCTGCAAGCATATGTTATGAGTTTTTAAGGCCTGGCGGTTATGTACGTTGCGCCGTTCCCGATGGTTATTTTCCTAATGAGGAATATCAAAGAGGTATACAGATTGGAGGACCTGGTCCTGTAAATCATCCCGCCGCGAGTCATAAGATCGTACACAATTATAGATCAGTCACATCCATGTTTAACGCCACTGGGTTCAAAGTGAGACTACTTGAGTATTGTGATGAGGAAGGGAAATTCCACTACTCAGATTGGGATCAAAATAAAGGTTTTATATACCGTTCCAAACGTTTTGACCATAGGAATATTAAAGGAAAGCTAGGTTTTGTTTCTCTAATTGTAGACGCTGAAAAACCAATAAAAAATGATAGTAAAAGAACTTAG
- a CDS encoding amidase family protein has protein sequence MEHIFGLGKINSEELTILELQDAMDRGEITSRELVMHYLYRIAMFDQSGPFINAIMEINPDAIFIAEALDRERKEIGARSCLHGVPVLLKGNIETNDKMHTSAGALALEHHVSSSDAFLVRRLRDAGAIILGKTNMTEWANGMSPLMWAGYSSIGGQTKNPYGDHFTGGSSTGSAAAVAANFATTAVGTETSASILSPAVQNAIVGIKPTVGLISRSGIIPWTYSQDTAGPMARTVTDAAILLTALAGKDENDPATWRNGLANVEYTAFLDKDGLSKATIGVFRNALPEKYRDIGEYDDRLFSDAVALLKDSGANVIDDIEIPSFNKEWTQYKMNHEFKHSVERFLQSLPAHLPVHNLDELIQWNERNSDKALKYGQDSLKFRSQINNPLKSQKYILELISDLYDAQNQGIDYALNKYGLDAILFPSYVGADLCARAGYPSIAVPAGFQDNGRAFGITFAGTAFSESKLIRIAFAFEQQTKHRKMPNLKP, from the coding sequence ATGGAACATATCTTTGGATTAGGAAAAATAAATAGCGAAGAATTAACAATACTTGAATTGCAGGACGCAATGGACCGAGGGGAAATTACCTCGAGAGAACTTGTTATGCATTATTTGTATCGTATAGCAATGTTCGACCAGTCCGGTCCCTTCATCAACGCGATTATGGAAATTAATCCGGACGCGATCTTTATTGCTGAAGCATTAGACCGAGAAAGAAAAGAAATTGGTGCAAGAAGCTGTCTTCATGGTGTTCCCGTGCTGTTGAAAGGAAATATTGAAACCAATGATAAAATGCATACAAGTGCAGGAGCTCTAGCTTTGGAGCACCATGTAAGTTCAAGCGATGCTTTTCTCGTTCGGAGATTAAGGGATGCTGGTGCAATTATTCTAGGGAAAACAAATATGACCGAGTGGGCCAACGGGATGTCGCCTTTGATGTGGGCAGGATACAGTTCTATAGGAGGGCAAACCAAAAATCCATACGGCGACCATTTCACCGGAGGATCTAGTACGGGATCCGCCGCAGCCGTTGCAGCCAATTTCGCTACGACCGCAGTCGGTACTGAGACTTCGGCCTCCATTTTAAGCCCCGCTGTACAGAATGCCATTGTCGGCATCAAACCCACCGTTGGGCTGATAAGTCGGTCAGGAATCATTCCGTGGACCTATTCTCAGGATACGGCCGGTCCAATGGCAAGGACAGTGACGGATGCGGCTATCTTATTGACTGCTCTAGCTGGTAAGGATGAGAACGATCCTGCCACATGGAGGAATGGGCTTGCTAACGTGGAATACACTGCATTTTTAGATAAAGACGGATTAAGTAAAGCAACCATAGGGGTATTCAGGAATGCTCTCCCCGAGAAATACCGCGACATTGGTGAATACGATGATCGATTATTTAGCGATGCTGTGGCATTGTTAAAAGATTCGGGTGCGAATGTAATAGATGATATAGAAATCCCATCGTTCAATAAAGAGTGGACGCAGTACAAAATGAACCATGAATTTAAGCATTCGGTTGAACGTTTTTTGCAAAGTCTCCCTGCTCATCTTCCTGTCCATAATCTGGACGAATTAATCCAATGGAATGAACGGAATAGTGACAAAGCTTTGAAATATGGACAAGATTCACTGAAGTTTCGGTCACAGATTAATAACCCATTAAAGAGTCAGAAATACATATTAGAGTTAATATCTGATTTGTACGATGCCCAAAATCAGGGGATTGATTACGCCTTGAACAAGTATGGTTTGGATGCAATCCTTTTTCCGTCCTATGTCGGCGCTGATCTATGCGCTAGAGCAGGTTACCCGTCCATAGCGGTACCAGCTGGTTTCCAAGATAATGGAAGAGCATTCGGCATTACGTTCGCAGGAACGGCATTCAGTGAATCGAAGCTAATACGAATTGCATTTGCATTTGAACAACAAACCAAACACAGAAAAATGCCAAATCTTAAGCCTTGA
- a CDS encoding IS110 family transposase: protein MKGFGPIFVAAILAGAGNLRQYAHGRQLLRKAGLNLAESTSGKRKGQIVISKRGDSSLRKYLYLATIQLIGINPIFQELHQHNVQKKHMKKQQSVFKLVGKVARILIGMVHRAETFSSEKASHLVPQAA, encoded by the coding sequence ATTAAAGGCTTTGGTCCGATCTTCGTTGCGGCCATCCTGGCAGGTGCTGGTAACCTTAGACAGTATGCACATGGACGTCAGTTACTGCGCAAAGCCGGTCTGAATCTAGCAGAAAGTACATCGGGGAAAAGGAAAGGACAGATCGTCATCTCCAAACGGGGAGATTCCAGTCTGAGGAAATATCTGTATCTGGCGACCATTCAGCTCATCGGAATTAATCCGATCTTTCAAGAATTACATCAGCACAATGTTCAAAAAAAGCACATGAAGAAGCAACAGTCTGTCTTTAAGCTTGTAGGTAAGGTGGCACGAATTCTGATCGGTATGGTCCATCGAGCAGAAACATTCTCATCTGAAAAAGCCAGCCATCTCGTTCCACAAGCGGCTTAA
- a CDS encoding VOC family protein yields MLTAQVKKVINCCIPVTNVKESAEWYVKHLGCRYEGEIREGDTFLRLSSGPDLNLLKVDETVQWKLNGFVIPIIHIHTDDANALHQYLKLNGVSVEDVVDHSWIGYSFAMYDPDGNKILIWQANDLLDS; encoded by the coding sequence ATGCTAACAGCTCAAGTGAAAAAAGTAATTAATTGTTGTATTCCTGTTACGAATGTAAAAGAATCAGCAGAATGGTATGTTAAACATCTTGGCTGTAGATACGAAGGAGAAATAAGAGAGGGAGATACATTTTTAAGATTATCGAGTGGACCTGACCTCAATTTACTGAAAGTAGACGAAACCGTCCAATGGAAGCTAAATGGTTTTGTAATTCCAATTATCCACATCCATACTGATGATGCAAATGCATTGCACCAGTATTTAAAGTTAAATGGAGTATCGGTTGAAGATGTTGTTGACCATTCATGGATTGGTTATAGTTTTGCAATGTATGACCCCGATGGAAATAAGATATTAATATGGCAAGCAAATGATTTGCTTGATTCATAA